Within the Nocardioides humi genome, the region GGCCGCGGTCACCGCCGACAACACCGCGGGTACGCCGAAGGCGGTCCGCTCCCTGCTCGAGCGGCTCGCCGTCCCCGCGGCCCGCAACGCCCGCGCCGAGCAGGACGCCATGTCGGAGCTCGCCGGCTTCCCGGTGGAGCCGTGGGACTGGCCGTTCTACGCCGAGCGCGTCCGCAGCGCCCGGTACGACGTCGACCTGGCCGCGCTGCGCCCGTGGTTCGAGGCGGAGCGGGTGCTGCGCGACGGTGTCTTCTTCGCCGCCGGCCGGCTCTACGGCCTCACCTTCGAGGAGCGCCCCGACCTGCCGGGCTACCACCCCGACGTCCGGGTCTTCGAGGTCAGCCGCGACGGCACCCCGATCGGCCTCTACCTGCTCGACCTCTACACCCGCGACACCAAGCGCGGCGGCGCGTGGATGAGCAGCTTCGTCACGCAGTCCGGCCTGCTCGGCGTCGACTCCGCCGTCGTCGTCAACAACCTCAACGTGCCCAAGCCGGCCGCGGGCGAGGCGACCCTGCTGACCTGGGACGAGACGCGCACCCTGTTCCACGAGTTCGGCCACGCCCTGCACGGGCTGCTCGCGCGGGCGACGTACCCCAAGTTCGGCGGCACGGCGGTCTTCCGCGACTTCGTGGAGTACCCCTCCCAGGTCAACGAGATGTGGGTGCTGTGGCCGGAGGTGCTCGCCAGCTACGCCGTCCACCACGAGACCGGCGAGCCGATCCCCGCCGACGTCGTGGAGCGGCTGCGCGCGGCGGAGACCTTCAACGAGGGCTTCGCGACGAGCGAGTACCTCGCCGCCGCGCTGCTCGACCTCGCCTGGCACGAGCTCGGCCCCGACGACGTCCCCACCGACGTCGCCGAGGTGGCCGCCTTCGAGCAGCGGGCGCTCGCGGCCGCCGGCCTCGACAACCCGGCCGTGCCGCCGCGCTACTCCACGCCGTACTTCGCCCACAGCTTCAGCTCCGGCTACGCCTCGGCGTACTACTCCTACATCTGGAGCGAGGTCCTCGACGCCGACACCGTCGCCTGGTTCCGCGACCACGGCGGGCTGACCCGGGAGAACGGCGAGCAGTACCTCCGGCACGTCATCGGCATCGGCGGCACCCGCGACCCGCTGGAGTCCTACGAGGAGTGGCGCGGCCGGCCCGCGCCGATCGAGCCGCTGCTCGACCGCCGCGGACTGGCCTGACAGCGCACCCCATGCGAATTCGTCGGGATTTCACCGGGTTCCCGACAAATCCGCATGGGGCGCGGCGGGGTCAGAAGGTGTGCTCGGCCGCCGGGAAGCTGCCGTCCTTGACCTCGGCGTCGTAGGCCCGGGCGGCGTCGAGCAGCGTCGAGCGCAGGTCGGCGTACTGCTTGACGAAGCGGGGCAGCTTGCCCGTGCGCAGGCCGAAGGCGTCCTGCCAGACGAGGACCTGGCCGTCGCACCGGTTGCCGGCGCCGATGCCGATGGTGGGGATGTCGAGCTCGGCGGTGACCTCGGCGGCGACGTCGCCGGGGACCATCTCCATGACGACCGAGAACGCGCCGGCCTCCTGGACGGCGAGGGCGTCGCGCAGGATGCGGTCGGCGGCGTCGCCGCGGCCCTGGACCCGGTAGCCGCCGAGGGCGTGCTCGGACTGGGGGGTGAAGCCGATGTGGGCCATGACCGGGATGCCGCCGCGCGTCATCCGCTCGATCTGGGGGCCATCTCGACGCCGCCCTCGAGCTTCACGCAGTGCGCGCCGCCCTCCTTCATGAACCGGGCGGCGGTCAGGTAGCCCTGCTCGGGGGAGGCCTGGTAGGAGCCGAAGGGCAGGTCCCCGACCACGAGGGCCCGCGACACCGAGCGGCTCACGGCCCGGGTGAGGGGGATCAGCTCGTCGACGGTGACCGGCAGGGAGGTCGCGTTGCCGAGGACGTTGTTGGACGCGCTGTCTCCGACGAGGAGGACCTCGATCCCGGCCTCGTCGAAGATCTGCGCGGTCAGCTGGTCGTAGCTGGTGAGCATGGAGAAGCGCTCTCCGCGC harbors:
- a CDS encoding M3 family metallopeptidase, whose product is MTTDALLGTSDLPHQLPRFADIDDHDYAPAIETAMAEQLAAVAAVSADPSPPTFDNTLVPLELSGTRLARVLRVFGNKASADANPAIDAVRADFAPRLAAHSDAILLDPALWARLQAVYADRAGLEPEAAYLVERYVTEFRLAGAALGEDDKARLRALNERISSQETAFELALQADSNDLAVVVDDAAELDGLTPGEISAAAAAAEARGLAGSHLLTLVLPTAHPHLAALTDRDLRRRLSEAQRSRGSRGGEHDTRAIALDILRLRAERARLLGFDNHAAAVTADNTAGTPKAVRSLLERLAVPAARNARAEQDAMSELAGFPVEPWDWPFYAERVRSARYDVDLAALRPWFEAERVLRDGVFFAAGRLYGLTFEERPDLPGYHPDVRVFEVSRDGTPIGLYLLDLYTRDTKRGGAWMSSFVTQSGLLGVDSAVVVNNLNVPKPAAGEATLLTWDETRTLFHEFGHALHGLLARATYPKFGGTAVFRDFVEYPSQVNEMWVLWPEVLASYAVHHETGEPIPADVVERLRAAETFNEGFATSEYLAAALLDLAWHELGPDDVPTDVAEVAAFEQRALAAAGLDNPAVPPRYSTPYFAHSFSSGYASAYYSYIWSEVLDADTVAWFRDHGGLTRENGEQYLRHVIGIGGTRDPLESYEEWRGRPAPIEPLLDRRGLA